A single region of the Ananas comosus cultivar F153 unplaced genomic scaffold, ASM154086v1, whole genome shotgun sequence genome encodes:
- the LOC109705276 gene encoding 40S ribosomal protein S27-2-like → MVLQNDVDLLNPPAELEKRKHKLKRLVQSPNSFFMDVKCQGCFTITTVFSHSQTVVMCGGCQTVLCQPTGGRARLTEGCSFRRKGD, encoded by the exons ATG GTTCTCCAAAACGATGTCGATCTCCTAAACCCTCCCGCGGAGCTCGAGAAGAGGAAACACAAGCTCAAGAGGCTCGTTCAATCCCCCAATTCCTTTTTTATG GATGTTAAATGCCAAGGATGCTTCACCAT AACAACTGTGTTTAGCCACTCGCAGACCGTAGTGATGTGCGGCGGCTGCCAAACCGTTCTGTGCCAGCCGACCGGCGGCCGCGCCAGGCTCACCGAAGGATGCTCATTCCGCAGAAAGGGCGACTGA